The genomic window CGAGAAGCAGCCGGCGCTCCAATGGCTGAGCCTCGAGGAGGCCCGGGCCCATTGCGCCCGCGGCGCCGGCATCTGGGACTGGGCGGGGAACGATGGGGGCGACCCCGACATCGTCCTCGGCTGCGCGGGCGACGTTCCGACCCTGGAGGCGGTGGCAGCCTCCTGGCTGCTCCAGACCCACATTCCCGAGCTCCGGGTCCGGGTCGTGAACGTCGTCGACCTGATGTCCCTGTCGCCTCCGGCCTACCATCCGCACGGGATGGATACCCAGGACTTCGTCAACCTCTTCACCGAAGAGAAAGAGGTGATCTTCGCCTTCCACGGCTACCGGCGGATGGTTCACGACCTCGTGCACGGCCGGCCCAACCCGGCGCGCTTCCATGTGCGGGGCTACGTCGAGGAGGGGACGACGACGACCTCCTTCGACATGGTCGTCCTCAACGAGATGAGCCGGTACCATCTGGCCATCGAGGCTCTTCGCCGCGTCCCCCGCCTGGCTTCCCGCGCCCAGCCGGTCATCGATCTCTTCGAGAAGAAGCTGGCGGAGCACCGCATCTACGTGAAGAGCCATCTCGACGACCTTCCCGAGATCCAGAATTGGACCTGGAGCGCCCCGCACCCGGCAATCGGATAGGGAAGAGGCGGAGGGGGCGATTCCAGCCGGCGATTCCCGGCCTCCTCCTCGTCCTCCTCTGCTGGCCCGCCGCGGGCCGGGCGTGGACGGAGCCACCGAAGAGCGCGCGGGGGCTGCACGAACGGGCCGTCCGGGTCTTCGGCCCGCTCACGCCGGCAGAAACCGCCCTTCTGTCGGCGGTGCCAGCCGGGCTGCCGGCACGGATCGGCTCGACCGTTCCCCCATGGCTTCCCCGCAATCCCCAGAGCCTTCCTCCGGGGGAGCTCCGCCGGACGATTCGCGCCGAGATCATCCGCTGGCTCCTCCTGAATCGAACCGCGCGGGGCTTTCTCACCCAGCGCGGGATCGAGATCGATGGAGCCAGGATCTGGGGGCCAGTCTACCTCTCCTATCTCCGGATCGCCGTTCCGCTCCGCCTTCGCCACTGCTTCCTCCACTACCCGGTGGATATCCTCCACTTGACCATCCCGGCGCTCTCCTTCGCCGGATGCGCCGGGAGCGCGATCTACGGAGAGCGGCTTGTGGTCTCCGGCGACGTCGACCTCCGCGGCCTTCAGGCTTCGGAGGAAGTACGGCTTGGAGGCCTCCGCGTCGGCGGGAACTTCGATGCTTCGCAGGCGCGCTTCACCTATCGCCGCCCCTGCGCCCTCTTTCTGGAAGATGGTCGAATCGACGGTTCGCTCTCCCTGCGCGACAGCTCGTTTCTCCAGACCGGGGCGATCCTCCGCCGCCTCCGGGTTCGAGGCAGCGCCGACCTCCGCGAGATCCACCGTGGACCAGAGAGCAAGTTCGATCTGCGCCAGATGAGGGTCGGCGGCCGGTTCCTGGGATCCCAATTCCTCCGACGGGACTGAGGCGCTCCATTCCCCGGCACCGGCTAGTAATAGAAGCGGAACATCAGGTCCCAGGCATGGTGGAAGATGGCCGGCTCGGTCACCGCGATCTCGTAGCCCACGCCGAGCACCACCATGTAGCGCGTGCCGGGGATCGGAACGTAGCCGATTTCCAGCTCGGGCATGAGGACGACCTGCGTCTCCCCGGAATAGGGGCCATTGGCCCAGTACGTGGAAAAGACCTCCAGCGTCGGCCAAAGATAGGTGAGCCAGTTGTACTGCATGGCTACCCGGAGCGAGGCGGGAGTCCCCAGCTCCGAGGAGAGGCCGGTCGGGATCGCGACATCGACCCCGCTCTGGATGTCGAAATGACCCCAGCCTTTGCCGACCACAAAAAAGGGATCAAAGATCCAGGCACCCGTGCTGACCGGCATGGGCCCGATCGGTGCCTCGGTCAGCAGAATGACGCTCACCGCGTAGTTGCCGTTCTCCTCGTTGGCGGAAGCGATCCGGTACTTGAGGAAGGCCGCGGCATCTCCAAACCCGTTCGTCCCCGGTCCTCCCACATTGGTGGCGTACATCGGCGGGCTGAGCGCCAAGGCCAGGTTGTCGCCGAGGATATTCTTGATTCCGGTGAACGGAGCCGCGTACTGCGTCGCCTGGATCCCCCCCGGGGATTGCTGCCAGCCCTGCGAGTATTGCATATACTCCTCCAACCTCGGGGTTTGGGTCACCATGGCCGCGGGCCAGATCGGCTGCTCCTGGGAACGGGCGATCTCGGAATGCGTGAGCCAGCGATCGATCCAGAAGTGCGGCCCCAATCGGACGGGCCCGGCGGAGGCGGAGCTCGCCCTGCCGGAGGCGGCCCCCGGGTTTCCATCCTCGGCCGCCTCCAGCCAGTTCCCCAGATATTGGCGGCGACTCGCTCCCTCCACGTCCGCCCATCCTGGCCGCGCGTCGAGGAGCCAGAGCAAGCCGACCAGCCCGACGACCACCGCCGGCCAAGGGCTCGGCACCGAGGCAAGGATCGTCCGCCGGCCGAACGGTCGGCCGCCAGGCTGGGTAGCGCGCAGGAGAGTTGCCACGAGAGCAGTTGCCACGAGCAAGAGAGCAAAAAAGGAGCGCTCAGGCGAGCCCCCTTCCTCCGCGAGGAGCCTTTCCCGGACAGGAAGAGGCTCCCTGCCGGCTGCCCAGCTCTTCCCGGGCGCGATTCCTGGCGCCCTCGACCGCCGCGGAGGTGACCTGGAGCGCGACAAGCCTCGCCGTTCAGGGCGGGGAAGGATAGCGGGGGAGGCGTTAGCTTTGGCTGAGTGTCCGTTGCTGGATGGACTCGTCACTGGACATTTCACGGAGACCAGGGAACGTTTGCATCCATCATGATACGCCCGTATGATTGAGCGCAATGCGGCGGCTGCAAGCCTTCAGGTTTCAACTGCGGCCAGACGGCCAGCAAGAGCGGCAAATGCGCCGCTTCGCTGGCTCGTGTCGGGTTGTGTTCAACGAGGCGTTGAACTTGCAGATGGCGCGTTACGATGCCGGAGAGAAGAGGCTCGGTTACGCCGGGCTGTGCAAGGAGCTTACGAAATGGCGTAACGGCGATCCCATGCCTTCCGGGCGTGTCGCGCCTTGGCTGGCCGATGCGCCCGTTCATCCCTTGCAACAGGCGCTCAAGGACTTGGAGCGGGCCTACAGTAACTTTTTTGCCAAGCGGGCCGACTTCCCGCGCTTCAAGAGGAAGGGCCAGTCGGATCGCTTCCGTTACCCCGACCCGAAGCAGATCAAGCTCGACCAGGCGAATGGCCGCCTGTTCCTGCCCAAGCTCGGCTGGCTGCGCTATCGCCTCAGCCGGGACGTGTTGGGAGAAGTGAGGAGCGTCACCGTCAGCCAGTCCTGCGGCAAGTGGCACGCGAGCATCCTGGCCGAGCGCGAAGTCGAGCAACCCATCCCGAAGGGCGGCGCGGTCGGCATCGACATGGGCGTGGCGCGGTTCGCCACGCTTTCGGATGGCACGTTCTATGCGCCGCTCAACAGCTTCAAGCGGCATGAAACCGCCCTGCGCAAGGCGCAGCAGGCCATGAGCCGCAAGGTCAAGTTCAGCAACAACTGGAAGAAGGCCAAGGCCCGAATCCAGAAGATTCATTCCCGCATCGGCAATGCCCGCCGCGACTACCTGCACAAAGTCACGACCACGATCAGCAAAAACCACGCGATGGCGTGCATCGAGGACTTGCAGGTGCGGAACATGTCCAAGTCGGCTTCGGGCACGGCGGATGCACCGGGAAGAAACGTTCGGGCCAAGTCTGGACTGAACAAGTCCATCCTCGACCAAGGCTGGTTCGAGTTCCGGCGGCAGCTGGAGTACAAGATGGAGTGGAGAGGCGGCCGCCTTCTGGTCGTGCCGCCGCGGAACACGAGCCGGGCTTGTCCGTGTTGCGGCCACGTGTCGGCGGACAACCGTCGGACGCAAGCCCGGTTCGAGTGCGTGGAGTGCGGTTTTGAGGAAAACGCCGATTTGGTCGGCGCGATCCATGTTTTAAGGGCGGGACACGCCCGGATCGCCTGTGAAGTGAGCGGCATCGAGCCGCCAGCAGCAGGAACCCACCGAAGCGGCTCATTCCGGTTTAAGCCCGGATTGAGCGCCGTAGGAATCTCCGAACTTTAGGCCGGAGAGGATGTCAACTCCCTTACCGAGCACAAGGAGTGGCCGCTCGCGGAAGGCTTGGCTCGGGAAGAACGGCTTCCCTAGCTGTTCCGCCTCACGCGGCGGCCTTCTTCCGCCGCTCGAGCGCTTCAGCCGAGAGCAGGATCACCTCGATCTCCTCGGTGATCTCCTCCTGCCGGAGCCGGTTGGCCGCGCTCGTCAGCTCGGCGACCCGCTTGTCCAACCGGTCGAGCGCATTCTGCATGTGCTCCATCCGCTTGCGGTTCTCAGCGGCAAGCGACGAGTAGAGGGCTTCGTGCAGCGCCGCCAGCAGGTAGGTGTCGACCAGATCCTCCGAAACGTGGCGGGGCGAGATCTGCAGGAGAGGAGGAACCCCGGCGGCTCCCTTCCGCAGCATTTCGGCGGCGATGGGAAGGGGCAACAGCCTCCGCTCCTCGATCGACTCCGGATCGGGCTCATGAAAGATGACGATGAGCCCGGTCGAACCCGCCTCGACCAGCTCCCGGATCGTGGCCATCAGCCGCGGGAGGAAGTCGGCCACCTCCTCCCAGACGCTCGGTCCCGCCAGGGATCGGGAGATCTTGGGAAAGCCCGCCGCCCGTCCCTCCAACCGCCCTCCGACCAGGATCAGCTCATAGTCCCCTTTGGCCGCCACCGCCTTGACCCGCTCCTCCCAGAAGCGGACGAGCGAGGAGTTGAAATCGGCGCAAAAGCCCCGTTCCGAACCCAGGAGCAGATAGATGGGCCGGTCCCCGGGACGATCCGGAGGGAGCAGCTCGGGATGTGCCCCGTAGAAGCCTTTGGCCATCCCTTCGAGAGCCGCGATCAGATCGCGCTGGACGCCCGAAAACTTGGCGAGCTTGCGCACTTCGACCAGCGCCATGTTCTTCATGGCCTTCATGATCTCGCCGATCTCCTGGAGGGAGTGGCGATAGTGGAGGATCTCGCGACGGCGGCTCATGCGGCAACGGGCGCGGGTTGGCCTGGAGCGGGGCCGGGTGTCAAGGGAGAGAGCGGCACGAGGACCTCTTTCGCGAGGGCCAGCCAGCGCTCCCGGGGCTCCTCGACCGTAAGGCCCGATTCGGCGATGCGGGAGAAGAGGGCCGCTTGCGCAGCCCGGACCCGATCGGTCGGAATGGCGTCGAAGAGATTCTCGTTGAAGGCCGCCAGCCAGCCGAGCTCCTGCTCGGGGCTCGCTGGGACCAGCTTTTCCTGCTTGAGGAGCTCGCGCAGCAGCCTTCCCCGTTGGATCCTCTTCTCGAGCGATGCCTCGAGCTTGGTTCCGAACCGGGTGAAGACCTCGAGCTCGAGGAACTGGAGGAAATCGAGCTTCATCCGTCCCGCCTCCTTCCGCAGTGCGGGATGCTGCGCCGCTCCCCCGATGCGGGAGACCGATCGCGTCACGTCGATCGCGGGAAGGGTGCCGGCGGCGAAGAGGCTCTGCTCAAAAAAGACCTGCCCGTCGGTAATCGAGATCAGGTTCGTCGGGATGTAGGAGGCGAGCTCCCCCTGCTGCGTCTCTACGATCGGGATCGCCGTCAGGCTTCCTCCGCCTTGAGCAGCGCACAACCGGGTCGACCGCTCCAGGAGCCGGCTATGCAAGTAGAAGATGTCTCCCGGGTAGGCCTCCCGCCCCGGAGGCCGCCGCAGCAGGAGCGAGAGCTCCCGGTAGGTCTGTGCATGCTGCGAGAGATCGTCGTAGATCACCAGCGTCTGCCGTCCCGAGCGCATCCACTCCTCGGCCAGGGCGCAGCCGGCAAAGGGGGCGAGGTATTGGAGCCCGGGGAGCGCCGTCGCCTCGGCCACCACGACCGCCGTGTATTCGAGAGCTCCTTGCGCCCGGAGAGTCTCCACGACCTGGACGACGCTCGAGCGCTTCTGCCCGATCAGGACATAGACGCAGAGCACGTCCCTTCCCCGCTGGTTCATCACCATGTCGAGGCAGAAGCTGGTCTTTCCCAGGCCATTGTCCCCAATCACGAGCTCGCGCTGCCCCTTGCCGATGGGAACCATCGCGTCGACGATCTTGTTGCCCGTATAGAGGGGCTGGTCGACAGACTCGCGGTCCACGATCGCCGGCGCCGGAGCTTCCAGGAGTCCCCTCCGATCCGCCGCCGGAGGGGCCTTCCCGTCGAGCGGGTTTCCCACAGGATCGACCACTCGGCCCAGCAACGAGTCTCCGACGGGAATGCTCAGCCGCCTTCCCGTCCGGTGCGCGAGCGTCCCGGCCGTCAGCCCGGTGGTCTGCACCAGCAGCATCACCCCGACCGATTCGCGGCTCAAGCTATAGACCAGCGCTTGGCTCCCGTCTTCCAGCTCGAGCAGATCGTCGATGGCGGCCGAGGAGAGCCCATCGATCCAGGCGATTCCGTCGCCGACGGAAGTGACCCGGCCGAATTCAGCAACCTCGGGGGCAAAATGATACTGCTCGACCCAGTTCGCCTTCTGCTCGAGCGGGGAAAGTTCCTTCGTTTCCAGCATGATTTACCCCTCTCCTTTCGAAGCGAAAAACAAAAGCTCGTCCTTCACGTTCGCCCGGGCCATCCACCCGCCCACGACCGCCCGCACCCCCGCCCCGAGCGAACCGTCGACGAGGCAGTCACAGGGCAGCTCCTTCCCGCACGCCACCCAGAGCGCGCGCACGAGGCGCTCACGCCGGGCGGGATCGAGCGGAAACGCGGTTCGAACCTCCATCCGCTGGACGCCTTCCCGGGTTACGGAGCCTCGGATTTCGGCGAGCGTCTCCTCGGGCAGCCGCTCGATCTCCTCGATCGCCCGATCGATCAGCTTCGCCTCGAGATCGGGTGTCGCCAGATCGTGGAGGAAGCGGCTGGCGAATTGGCTGGCGATCCGCAGCGCGCGGCTCTCCGCCTCCTGGGAGAGAGCGGCCAGCCGGTGGGCTTCCACCGCTCGCGACCGCTCCCGCTCCTCCCGCATGAGCCGCTCGTTTTCGCCCTGCAGCCGGCTCCGTTCCTTCTGCATCTCTTGGAGAAGCTTCGCCCGCTCCTTCTCCTTCTCTGCCTCCCAGAGGCTCATGCGATTGGCATAGGCATTCTGTAGCTCCTCGCCCTCCTTCTTGACCCGCTGGGCTTCCTCCCACGCCTTCGCGGTCGCCGCCTTCCTCTCCGCGAGCAGCCGCAAGACGGGACGGAAGAGGAGCCGGTGGAGGAGCCAGACCAGGACAAGGAAGTTAATGACCTGGAGAAGAAAGGTCGTCCAGTCCAAGCTCACAGCGATCGCCTCTCGTTCGATTCCACCCGGGACCTACTTGTGGAGCAGGTAATCGAGCATCGGGCTTCGGAAGAGAACGATGAGCACGACGACCAGGACGTAGATCGCCAGCGATTCGATCATCGCCAGGCCGATCAAGAGCCAGCGCATGATCGACTTTTCGGCCTCCGGCTGACGGGCCAGCGCCTCGAGCGCCTTGGCGATCGCCATCCCCATGCCGATCCCCGGCCCCAGGACGCCGAGTCCCATGGCCAAGACCGCGAGCGCGGTCACGAGCGTGGTGAACAGACCCAAATTGCTCATCGTGCGATTCCTCCCTTTTGTTGTTCCTTCTCGGCCAGCGTCTGCATGC from Methylacidimicrobium sp. B4 includes these protein-coding regions:
- a CDS encoding RNA-guided endonuclease TnpB family protein → MRRLQAFRFQLRPDGQQERQMRRFAGSCRVVFNEALNLQMARYDAGEKRLGYAGLCKELTKWRNGDPMPSGRVAPWLADAPVHPLQQALKDLERAYSNFFAKRADFPRFKRKGQSDRFRYPDPKQIKLDQANGRLFLPKLGWLRYRLSRDVLGEVRSVTVSQSCGKWHASILAEREVEQPIPKGGAVGIDMGVARFATLSDGTFYAPLNSFKRHETALRKAQQAMSRKVKFSNNWKKAKARIQKIHSRIGNARRDYLHKVTTTISKNHAMACIEDLQVRNMSKSASGTADAPGRNVRAKSGLNKSILDQGWFEFRRQLEYKMEWRGGRLLVVPPRNTSRACPCCGHVSADNRRTQARFECVECGFEENADLVGAIHVLRAGHARIACEVSGIEPPAAGTHRSGSFRFKPGLSAVGISEL
- a CDS encoding F0F1 ATP synthase subunit alpha, translating into MLETKELSPLEQKANWVEQYHFAPEVAEFGRVTSVGDGIAWIDGLSSAAIDDLLELEDGSQALVYSLSRESVGVMLLVQTTGLTAGTLAHRTGRRLSIPVGDSLLGRVVDPVGNPLDGKAPPAADRRGLLEAPAPAIVDRESVDQPLYTGNKIVDAMVPIGKGQRELVIGDNGLGKTSFCLDMVMNQRGRDVLCVYVLIGQKRSSVVQVVETLRAQGALEYTAVVVAEATALPGLQYLAPFAGCALAEEWMRSGRQTLVIYDDLSQHAQTYRELSLLLRRPPGREAYPGDIFYLHSRLLERSTRLCAAQGGGSLTAIPIVETQQGELASYIPTNLISITDGQVFFEQSLFAAGTLPAIDVTRSVSRIGGAAQHPALRKEAGRMKLDFLQFLELEVFTRFGTKLEASLEKRIQRGRLLRELLKQEKLVPASPEQELGWLAAFNENLFDAIPTDRVRAAQAALFSRIAESGLTVEEPRERWLALAKEVLVPLSPLTPGPAPGQPAPVAA
- the atpE gene encoding ATP synthase F0 subunit C; the protein is MSNLGLFTTLVTALAVLAMGLGVLGPGIGMGMAIAKALEALARQPEAEKSIMRWLLIGLAMIESLAIYVLVVVLIVLFRSPMLDYLLHK
- a CDS encoding FoF1 ATP synthase subunit gamma, producing the protein MSRRREILHYRHSLQEIGEIMKAMKNMALVEVRKLAKFSGVQRDLIAALEGMAKGFYGAHPELLPPDRPGDRPIYLLLGSERGFCADFNSSLVRFWEERVKAVAAKGDYELILVGGRLEGRAAGFPKISRSLAGPSVWEEVADFLPRLMATIRELVEAGSTGLIVIFHEPDPESIEERRLLPLPIAAEMLRKGAAGVPPLLQISPRHVSEDLVDTYLLAALHEALYSSLAAENRKRMEHMQNALDRLDKRVAELTSAANRLRQEEITEEIEVILLSAEALERRKKAAA
- a CDS encoding F0F1 ATP synthase subunit delta, whose amino-acid sequence is MSLDWTTFLLQVINFLVLVWLLHRLLFRPVLRLLAERKAATAKAWEEAQRVKKEGEELQNAYANRMSLWEAEKEKERAKLLQEMQKERSRLQGENERLMREERERSRAVEAHRLAALSQEAESRALRIASQFASRFLHDLATPDLEAKLIDRAIEEIERLPEETLAEIRGSVTREGVQRMEVRTAFPLDPARRERLVRALWVACGKELPCDCLVDGSLGAGVRAVVGGWMARANVKDELLFFASKGEG